A region of Aliivibrio fischeri DNA encodes the following proteins:
- the yihA gene encoding ribosome biogenesis GTP-binding protein YihA/YsxC, which produces MSKTIHYQKTHFITSAPDIRHLPEDEGIEVAFAGRSNAGKSSALNRLTNQKSLAKTSKTPGRTQLINLFKVEENCHIVDLPGYGFAQVPLEMKKKWQKSLGEYLQKRQCLQGLVVLMDIRHPLKDIDQQLVFWAVDQNIPVQILLTKADKLKSGARKAQVLKVREAAVDFGGEVEVDAFSSLKGIGVDKLRAKLDEWFAPAFELDDEFIEDLDAE; this is translated from the coding sequence GTGAGCAAAACTATTCACTACCAAAAGACGCATTTCATTACGAGTGCACCAGATATTCGCCATCTACCTGAAGATGAAGGTATTGAAGTTGCCTTCGCTGGCCGTTCTAATGCGGGTAAATCAAGCGCATTAAATCGCTTAACCAACCAGAAAAGCCTAGCAAAGACTTCTAAAACACCTGGTCGTACTCAGCTTATTAACTTATTTAAAGTTGAAGAAAACTGTCATATCGTTGATTTACCGGGATATGGTTTCGCTCAAGTACCACTTGAAATGAAGAAAAAATGGCAGAAATCGTTAGGTGAATACCTACAAAAACGCCAATGTTTACAAGGTTTGGTTGTATTAATGGATATTCGTCATCCACTAAAAGACATCGACCAACAACTTGTTTTCTGGGCTGTAGACCAAAATATCCCAGTACAAATCCTATTAACGAAAGCAGACAAGCTGAAAAGCGGTGCTCGTAAAGCACAAGTACTTAAAGTTCGTGAAGCTGCTGTTGATTTTGGTGGCGAAGTTGAAGTTGATGCATTTTCATCTTTAAAAGGCATTGGTGTTGATAAGCTGCGCGCTAAATTAGATGAGTGGTTTGCACCTGCTTTTGAGCTAGATGATGAATTCATCGAAGATCTGGATGCAGAATAA
- a CDS encoding c-type cytochrome, which yields MKKLALILTLLASCSTWAQGDIEAGKQKSATCAACHGQEGNSTLTQYPNIAGQHAGYLEKQLKEFKLGMETQGKQGRLEPVMSGMAMPLTEQDIMDLSAYFASLPMADNTTPEEVIPEGKALYLAGDMERGITACVACHGPRGNGTSLSGFPKISGQHADYVKAQLEKFRSADRANDMNAMMRDIAKKLTDEDIDTLSKYVGGLH from the coding sequence ATGAAAAAATTAGCGCTGATATTAACTCTCCTAGCTAGTTGCTCAACATGGGCTCAAGGAGATATCGAAGCTGGGAAGCAAAAATCTGCAACATGTGCCGCTTGTCATGGTCAAGAAGGTAACAGTACTCTGACTCAATATCCGAATATTGCAGGCCAACACGCCGGCTATCTTGAGAAGCAACTTAAAGAATTTAAGTTAGGAATGGAAACTCAAGGTAAGCAAGGTCGTCTCGAGCCAGTAATGAGTGGTATGGCAATGCCATTAACAGAGCAAGATATTATGGATTTATCAGCCTATTTTGCCTCGTTACCAATGGCCGACAATACAACACCAGAAGAGGTGATTCCAGAAGGTAAAGCCTTGTATTTAGCGGGTGATATGGAGCGTGGTATTACTGCGTGTGTTGCATGTCATGGCCCTCGTGGTAACGGTACATCACTATCTGGCTTCCCTAAAATTTCTGGTCAACATGCTGATTATGTGAAAGCGCAACTAGAGAAATTCCGTTCAGCAGATCGTGCAAATGATATGAATGCAATGATGCGTGATATTGCGAAAAAACTGACTGATGAAGACATTGATACGTTATCGAAATATGTGGGTGGGCTGCATTAA
- a CDS encoding class I SAM-dependent methyltransferase, producing the protein MQSCPLCQHSKADDFHQDKRRRYYRCQQCHLVYVDESDRLDAENEKAHYDLHENNLDDEGYRTFLSRFAEPLLSRVGETPQQGLDFGCGPGPLLAHMMREAGHHVELYDIYYAPDKSVLNKQYDFVSCTEAVEHFYQPQNELELLLSLVKPGGWLGIMTKLARDESAFATWHYKNDLTHVSFFSIETFEFIAKQYQLELEFVGKDVILLRKTQ; encoded by the coding sequence ATGCAATCTTGCCCTTTGTGTCAACATTCTAAGGCTGATGATTTCCATCAAGATAAGCGTCGTCGATATTATCGATGCCAGCAATGTCATCTTGTTTATGTGGATGAATCAGACCGTTTAGATGCAGAGAACGAAAAAGCTCACTATGACCTCCATGAAAATAATCTTGACGATGAAGGGTATAGAACCTTCTTATCACGATTTGCAGAGCCTTTGTTGTCACGTGTTGGTGAGACACCTCAACAAGGACTAGACTTTGGGTGTGGTCCTGGACCTTTACTTGCTCATATGATGAGAGAGGCCGGTCACCACGTCGAACTTTATGATATTTATTACGCCCCAGATAAGAGCGTGCTGAATAAGCAGTATGACTTCGTCAGTTGTACAGAAGCTGTTGAGCATTTTTATCAACCTCAAAACGAACTGGAATTGTTATTGAGCTTGGTAAAACCTGGAGGTTGGTTAGGTATCATGACGAAACTAGCCAGGGACGAAAGCGCGTTTGCCACTTGGCATTACAAAAATGATTTAACCCATGTCAGCTTTTTTAGCATTGAAACCTTTGAGTTTATTGCCAAGCAATATCAACTTGAACTGGAGTTTGTTGGAAAAGATGTCATTTTACTGAGGAAAACCCAGTAA
- the yihI gene encoding Der GTPase-activating protein YihI, which produces MSRIKKARKPGMSSQPVVVTRNRTDRDVESREIKRKRKRKGLKAGARNAESNAEQARRNAQKKDPRLGSKKPIQLVVEAKQKTTKQERRLTNEQELAMLENDAQLMVLLDRLDSGENLGTGLQKYVDEKLARIEHLMGRLGLLDDEEPEEIEEFPEFAERKAKSDDDLLAEFDDFNMDDFK; this is translated from the coding sequence ATGAGCCGTATTAAAAAAGCCCGTAAGCCGGGAATGTCGAGCCAACCAGTTGTTGTTACTCGTAACCGTACTGACCGTGATGTAGAAAGCCGCGAAATTAAGCGTAAAAGAAAACGTAAAGGTTTAAAAGCCGGTGCTCGTAATGCAGAAAGCAACGCAGAGCAAGCTCGTCGCAATGCACAGAAAAAAGATCCACGTCTTGGTAGTAAAAAACCAATTCAATTAGTTGTTGAAGCAAAACAAAAAACAACTAAGCAAGAGCGCCGTCTAACTAACGAGCAAGAGCTAGCAATGTTAGAGAATGATGCGCAATTAATGGTTCTTCTAGATCGTCTAGACAGTGGTGAGAACCTAGGTACTGGTCTACAGAAATACGTAGATGAAAAACTAGCTCGCATTGAACACCTAATGGGTCGTTTAGGTCTATTAGATGACGAAGAGCCAGAAGAAATTGAAGAATTCCCAGAGTTCGCAGAGCGTAAAGCAAAAAGCGATGATGATCTTCTAGCGGAATTTGATGACTTCAATATGGATGATTTTAAATAA
- a CDS encoding DUF2489 domain-containing protein, whose protein sequence is MSTVTLLALLGGAIILALAGYAGSLLMKLKKQKELQEQHRKLAIQQRNANIFENVVLLCQAGLQDRCDFSELSIRLYCIMDYLQEDERIDVEKEYPALSELYHVVKDMARGDERQELAKKDRMKDNLVRTKAEARLQDAIKEEIQQLHDRVKPLNQNIDIKMI, encoded by the coding sequence ATGTCTACAGTAACCCTGTTAGCACTGCTTGGTGGTGCAATTATTCTTGCGTTAGCCGGTTATGCTGGCAGCTTACTGATGAAGTTAAAAAAGCAAAAAGAACTGCAAGAACAACATAGAAAATTGGCGATACAGCAACGTAACGCCAATATTTTTGAGAATGTGGTATTACTTTGCCAAGCAGGTCTTCAAGACCGATGTGATTTCTCAGAGCTTTCTATTCGTTTGTACTGCATCATGGATTATCTGCAAGAAGATGAGCGTATTGATGTAGAAAAAGAATACCCAGCATTATCTGAATTATACCATGTTGTAAAAGACATGGCGCGTGGCGATGAAAGGCAAGAGCTAGCGAAAAAAGATCGAATGAAAGATAACTTAGTTCGAACTAAGGCTGAAGCTCGCCTACAAGATGCGATTAAAGAAGAAATTCAACAACTGCATGATCGTGTTAAACCACTGAATCAAAATATTGATATTAAAATGATCTGA
- the hemN gene encoding oxygen-independent coproporphyrinogen III oxidase, which yields MSNQQIVWDQEIIEKYNYSGPRYTSYPTALEFHEAYTPAEFDMACTQYPERPLSLYIHIPFCHKLCYFCGCNKVITRHHHKADIYLDSLELEIRQRAALFTERKVTQLHFGGGTPTFLTKVQFTRLMTLLRGEFQFEEGAEISIEVDPREIELDMLAHLRDEGFNRLSIGVQDFNKEVQQLVNRDQDEDFIIQMVQRAKDLGFRSTNLDLIYGLPKQSADSLANTIKRVLEMEPGRLSVFNYAHMPTLFAAQRKIKDADLPAPAEKLVMLQETIETLTGAGYQFIGMDHFALPDDELAVAQREGVLHRNFQGYTTQGECDLLGMGVSAISMIGDSYAQNKKDLKEYYAQVDEQRHALWRGVALDNDDLIRREVIKQLICNFTLDTKAIEAEFNLDFDTYFAEDIKLLQTFINDELVTMHEGRIDVELRGRLLIRNICMCFDKYLRDRARQQQFSRVI from the coding sequence ATGTCAAATCAACAAATAGTATGGGACCAAGAGATCATTGAGAAGTATAACTACTCAGGTCCACGTTACACCTCTTACCCAACTGCTTTAGAGTTTCACGAAGCGTATACTCCTGCTGAATTTGATATGGCATGTACTCAGTACCCTGAGCGCCCACTTTCTCTTTATATCCATATTCCGTTTTGCCACAAACTGTGTTACTTCTGTGGCTGTAATAAGGTGATCACTCGTCATCACCATAAAGCGGATATTTATCTTGATTCACTAGAACTTGAAATTCGCCAGCGTGCGGCACTATTTACTGAGCGTAAAGTAACGCAATTGCACTTTGGTGGTGGTACACCAACGTTTCTAACTAAAGTTCAATTTACTCGTTTAATGACCTTATTACGTGGTGAATTCCAGTTTGAAGAGGGCGCTGAAATCAGCATCGAAGTTGACCCTCGTGAAATCGAATTGGATATGCTGGCTCACTTACGTGATGAAGGGTTCAACCGTTTAAGTATTGGTGTTCAAGATTTCAATAAAGAAGTGCAGCAGTTGGTTAACCGTGACCAAGATGAAGACTTCATTATTCAGATGGTACAACGCGCTAAAGATCTTGGCTTCCGCTCAACGAACCTAGATTTAATCTACGGTTTACCAAAGCAATCTGCTGATTCACTAGCTAATACGATCAAACGTGTACTAGAGATGGAACCGGGTCGCCTATCTGTATTTAACTATGCGCACATGCCAACTCTGTTTGCTGCTCAACGTAAAATTAAAGATGCCGATCTACCTGCGCCAGCTGAAAAGCTAGTAATGCTTCAAGAGACGATTGAAACATTAACAGGTGCTGGTTATCAGTTTATCGGTATGGATCACTTTGCTTTACCTGATGATGAATTAGCGGTAGCGCAACGTGAAGGGGTTCTTCACCGTAACTTCCAAGGTTATACCACTCAAGGTGAGTGTGACTTATTAGGTATGGGTGTATCAGCGATTTCAATGATTGGTGATAGCTACGCTCAGAATAAGAAAGATCTAAAAGAATATTACGCACAAGTTGATGAACAACGTCATGCTTTATGGCGTGGTGTGGCTTTAGATAATGATGATTTAATTCGTCGCGAAGTGATTAAACAGCTTATTTGTAACTTCACTCTAGATACCAAAGCGATCGAAGCAGAGTTTAATTTAGACTTTGATACGTACTTTGCTGAAGACATTAAATTACTGCAAACTTTCATTAATGATGAGTTAGTAACAATGCATGAAGGTCGTATTGATGTTGAGCTTCGTGGCCGTCTTCTGATCCGTAATATCTGTATGTGTTTTGATAAGTACTTACGTGATCGTGCTCGTCAGCAGCAGTTTTCGAGAGTTATCTAA
- the asnC gene encoding transcriptional regulator AsnC, translating into MNQTSKIDDLDRDILQALMNDARTPYAELAKRFDVSPATIHVRIEKMKAANIIEGTEVVVNPKTLGYDVCCFIGINLYAARDYHSALAKLDALEEVVEAYYTTGAYNIFVKLMCKSIEELQYVLIDKLQAIDEVQSTETLISLQNPISRNVKP; encoded by the coding sequence ATGAACCAAACTAGCAAAATCGATGATCTCGACCGAGATATTTTACAAGCGTTAATGAATGATGCTCGAACGCCTTACGCTGAACTCGCAAAACGCTTTGATGTAAGCCCTGCAACCATTCATGTTCGTATTGAAAAAATGAAAGCGGCTAACATCATTGAAGGTACCGAGGTGGTCGTTAATCCAAAAACCTTAGGCTACGATGTGTGCTGCTTTATTGGTATTAATCTCTATGCGGCGCGTGACTATCATTCAGCCTTAGCGAAACTCGATGCCTTGGAAGAAGTGGTTGAAGCCTATTACACCACTGGCGCTTACAATATCTTCGTCAAATTGATGTGTAAGAGCATTGAAGAGTTGCAATATGTCTTGATTGATAAACTGCAAGCGATTGATGAAGTGCAGTCGACAGAGACGCTGATCTCGCTGCAGAATCCTATTAGTCGTAATGTGAAGCCTTAA
- a CDS encoding class I SAM-dependent methyltransferase, whose product MQIALLSEDPNRQSELEAIAARWGLKHDEDNVFALVLTEQQLELRKRDEPKLGAIFVDLVSGAVAHRRKFGGGKGQSIAKAVGLNKGATPIVLDGTAGLGRDAFVLASLGCKVQMVERHPVVAALLDDGLARAKQDAEIGVWVAERMSLLHASSHDALEQLMAQDDFVQPDVVYLDPMYPHPVNKKKSALVKKEMRVFQSLVGADNDADALLAPALLMATKRVVVKRPDYAEWLDNQKPSMAIETKKNRFDVYVNAAMA is encoded by the coding sequence GTGCAAATAGCGTTATTGTCTGAAGATCCAAATCGTCAATCTGAGTTAGAGGCCATTGCCGCTCGCTGGGGATTAAAGCACGATGAAGATAATGTATTTGCGTTGGTGTTAACTGAGCAACAGCTAGAATTACGTAAACGTGATGAACCAAAACTTGGTGCAATTTTTGTTGATCTAGTATCGGGAGCAGTGGCTCATCGTCGTAAATTTGGTGGCGGTAAAGGACAATCTATTGCGAAAGCTGTTGGTTTAAACAAAGGTGCGACACCTATTGTTCTTGATGGGACGGCAGGGTTAGGTCGAGATGCGTTTGTATTGGCATCTCTTGGCTGTAAAGTGCAAATGGTTGAGCGTCATCCTGTTGTTGCCGCATTGCTGGATGATGGATTAGCTCGAGCAAAACAAGACGCAGAGATAGGCGTGTGGGTTGCTGAGCGCATGTCGTTATTACACGCTTCAAGTCATGATGCATTAGAGCAATTGATGGCTCAAGATGATTTTGTGCAGCCAGATGTTGTGTATTTAGACCCTATGTATCCGCATCCGGTGAACAAAAAGAAAAGCGCATTAGTAAAAAAAGAAATGCGTGTCTTCCAATCTTTAGTTGGTGCAGATAACGATGCCGATGCACTGTTGGCACCGGCATTATTGATGGCGACAAAACGAGTGGTCGTTAAGCGCCCTGATTACGCAGAGTGGTTAGATAATCAAAAACCATCAATGGCGATTGAAACGAAAAAGAACCGTTTCGATGTTTACGTTAATGCCGCGATGGCTTAA
- a CDS encoding universal stress protein has product MSYQHILVAVDLTEESKALVSKAVGLAKALDAKVSFIHIDVSYAELYTGLIDINLAETQHQAMEASKEAMKHLVEFADYPIHKTLVSSGDLSNELTEAIENLDVNLVVCGHHQDFWSKLLSSTRQVINTCPIDVLVVPFKD; this is encoded by the coding sequence ATGAGTTACCAACACATTCTTGTTGCTGTTGATTTAACAGAAGAGAGCAAGGCACTAGTAAGTAAAGCCGTTGGTCTTGCAAAAGCGTTAGATGCTAAAGTTTCTTTTATTCATATTGATGTTAGCTATGCAGAGCTTTATACCGGTCTGATTGATATCAACCTAGCAGAAACACAACACCAAGCGATGGAAGCATCAAAAGAAGCGATGAAGCATCTGGTGGAGTTTGCGGATTATCCTATCCACAAAACATTGGTAAGTAGTGGTGATTTAAGCAATGAATTGACTGAAGCCATTGAAAATCTTGATGTGAACTTAGTGGTCTGTGGGCACCACCAAGACTTCTGGAGTAAATTACTGTCATCAACCAGACAAGTGATTAATACCTGTCCGATTGATGTATTAGTGGTTCCATTTAAAGATTAA
- the ftnA gene encoding non-heme ferritin: MLAQTMVDHLNAQINLEFFSSNLYLQMSAWCEDKGFDGAAEFFRAHAAEEMEHMQRLFTYVSETGAMPILGAIEAPQSEFSSLGDVFRTTLEHEQMITQEINKLAHVAFTSQDYSTFNFLQWYVAEQHEEEKLFKGILDKIDLVGEDGKALFFIDKDLAVLAKSGSTSIMDSTAG, from the coding sequence ATGTTAGCTCAAACTATGGTTGATCACCTAAATGCACAAATTAATCTAGAATTTTTCTCATCTAATCTATACTTACAGATGAGTGCTTGGTGTGAAGATAAAGGTTTTGATGGCGCCGCTGAGTTTTTCCGAGCTCACGCTGCAGAAGAAATGGAGCATATGCAACGTCTGTTTACTTATGTTAGCGAAACCGGTGCAATGCCAATTTTAGGTGCAATTGAAGCGCCACAATCGGAATTCTCTAGCCTTGGTGATGTATTTCGTACAACGTTAGAGCATGAGCAAATGATCACTCAAGAGATCAACAAATTAGCTCATGTAGCTTTTACTTCTCAAGACTACTCAACGTTTAATTTCCTTCAATGGTATGTTGCTGAGCAGCATGAAGAAGAGAAATTATTCAAAGGAATTTTGGATAAAATTGACCTAGTAGGTGAAGACGGTAAGGCATTATTCTTTATCGATAAAGATTTAGCGGTATTAGCGAAATCTGGTTCTACATCTATTATGGATAGCACTGCTGGATAA
- the uspB gene encoding universal stress protein UspB, with amino-acid sequence MISGDLILLALFTVTGINIIRYLSTLKTLLFVMREAHPLLYQQVDGRGFFTTHGNFGKQTKLLQYLWQEEYLDHHDTLFVFKCEKARYLFMLSSALLVVSVAVFFLVISLGI; translated from the coding sequence ATGATAAGTGGCGACCTAATTTTATTGGCATTATTTACAGTGACAGGTATCAATATTATTAGATATCTAAGTACGCTAAAAACCCTTCTTTTTGTTATGAGAGAGGCACATCCATTGCTGTATCAGCAGGTTGATGGACGTGGTTTTTTCACCACGCATGGTAACTTTGGTAAGCAAACCAAATTACTCCAATATTTATGGCAAGAAGAGTATCTTGATCATCATGATACGCTCTTTGTATTCAAATGTGAGAAAGCTCGCTATCTCTTTATGCTGTCTAGTGCACTACTGGTTGTGAGTGTTGCGGTGTTTTTCTTAGTAATTAGTTTGGGCATCTAG